One genomic region from Vibrio cyclitrophicus encodes:
- a CDS encoding cysteine desulfurase-like protein, protein MSFTLNDVRQQFSALGQYHNGRPVTFFDGPGGSQVPENVLASMTEYLGHFNSNLGGHYFSSQKTTSLMQQAREAAQALLNAESSGNVVFGANMTSLTFQLSRAISRDWKEGDEVIVTALDHYSNVSSWQQAADDKGAIVRQVSVDESDCSLDMAHFESLLNKKTKLVAVTFASNTTGSIVDMAKVIELAHQHGAQVYVDAVHYAPHHLIDVQQLNCDFLACSAYKFFGPHVGIAYVAPQWLHTLKPYKVEPATNIGPGRFETGTQSFEGLAGVIAAVDYLAQLGDPADSLRSRLEQSYALYNKHESQLSEYFLKRLSDLEGAKLYGKTEFDSNLRTPTFAITFEDHSPEFIAKKLGEHNICVWNGHFYALGLVKQLGIEEQGVVRIGCMHYNSIDEIDLLFNVLEGILRSNS, encoded by the coding sequence ATGTCCTTCACTCTTAATGATGTACGCCAACAGTTTAGTGCTTTAGGCCAATATCATAACGGCAGGCCTGTGACCTTTTTCGATGGTCCCGGTGGGTCTCAGGTACCTGAGAATGTTTTAGCTTCAATGACGGAATACCTAGGGCATTTCAATTCAAACCTAGGCGGGCACTACTTTTCTAGCCAAAAGACCACAAGTTTAATGCAGCAAGCGCGAGAAGCGGCCCAAGCACTACTCAATGCGGAGTCTTCTGGCAATGTGGTGTTCGGTGCGAACATGACATCGTTGACCTTCCAACTTAGCCGAGCGATCAGCCGCGATTGGAAAGAGGGCGATGAGGTTATCGTCACTGCGTTAGACCATTACTCAAATGTATCGAGCTGGCAGCAAGCGGCAGACGACAAAGGCGCGATTGTTCGCCAAGTTAGTGTCGACGAATCCGATTGCAGTTTGGATATGGCGCATTTTGAATCGCTGCTGAATAAGAAAACCAAGCTTGTCGCGGTGACGTTTGCTTCGAACACGACAGGTTCTATTGTCGATATGGCTAAAGTTATTGAGCTTGCACATCAGCATGGCGCTCAGGTATATGTCGATGCCGTTCATTACGCACCTCATCATTTGATCGATGTTCAGCAACTGAATTGTGATTTCTTAGCGTGTTCTGCTTATAAGTTCTTCGGCCCGCATGTCGGTATTGCTTATGTTGCGCCTCAATGGCTGCATACTTTAAAGCCTTACAAGGTTGAACCTGCAACCAATATCGGCCCAGGTCGATTTGAAACAGGAACACAAAGTTTTGAAGGCCTTGCCGGTGTGATTGCGGCGGTGGATTACTTGGCGCAGTTAGGCGATCCAGCCGATTCATTGCGTTCTCGTTTAGAGCAAAGTTACGCGCTGTATAATAAGCATGAGAGCCAACTCAGTGAATACTTCCTTAAACGCTTGTCCGATCTTGAAGGTGCAAAACTTTATGGTAAAACTGAGTTTGATTCGAATCTGAGAACCCCTACATTTGCGATTACCTTTGAAGATCACTCTCCAGAGTTCATCGCTAAGAAGTTAGGCGAGCATAATATCTGTGTGTGGAATGGACACTTCTATGCATTAGGGCTAGTGAAGCAGTTGGGTATTGAAGAGCAGGGCGTGGTGCGTATTGGATGTATGCATTATAACTCGATTGATGAGATTGACTTACTGTTCAATGTGCTTGAAGGGATTTTACGTAGCAATAGCTAA
- a CDS encoding LysR family transcriptional regulator encodes MDSFEGINEFVAVAECHGFSAAAKQLGCSTSHVSRQVSRLEERVGVALLARSTRMVSLTESGHTYYQQCKDLVIGLQQANEQVTSQQAQLSGTLRVSAAGAFAENHVAAALMEFAKDHPDLTIEMNFNTKMVNFIEDGIDFAIRYGRLDDSGLVARKLVDRPMAAAASKAYLDQFGTPVHPEQLKLHSCIIANSDQWLFEKDGKPLNAVRVHGRWRSNNSSAVIKACEQGLGIVYLPKSSFNGALAYGKLFPVLEEYWGAGTSSWIVYQNRRFLPQRARLAIDFLVSYFSDWQE; translated from the coding sequence ATGGATAGCTTTGAAGGTATTAATGAGTTTGTTGCGGTAGCAGAGTGTCACGGCTTTTCTGCGGCCGCAAAGCAGTTAGGTTGCAGTACCAGTCATGTCAGTCGCCAAGTTTCAAGGTTAGAAGAAAGGGTAGGTGTTGCCTTGCTTGCTCGTTCTACACGCATGGTAAGCTTAACCGAATCGGGTCACACCTATTATCAGCAGTGCAAAGATCTAGTTATTGGGCTGCAACAGGCAAATGAACAAGTGACCTCTCAACAAGCTCAGTTAAGTGGCACATTACGAGTGAGTGCCGCAGGCGCGTTTGCAGAAAATCATGTGGCTGCTGCGTTGATGGAATTTGCCAAAGACCACCCAGATCTAACTATAGAGATGAACTTTAATACCAAGATGGTTAACTTCATCGAAGATGGCATCGATTTCGCGATTCGATATGGTCGGTTGGATGATTCGGGGTTGGTGGCAAGAAAGCTCGTTGATCGCCCAATGGCGGCAGCAGCCAGCAAAGCTTATCTTGATCAATTTGGTACACCAGTTCACCCAGAACAGTTGAAATTACACAGTTGCATCATTGCCAACAGTGATCAGTGGCTATTTGAAAAAGATGGAAAACCGCTTAATGCAGTACGAGTGCATGGTCGCTGGAGAAGCAATAACTCAAGCGCAGTGATTAAAGCATGTGAACAGGGGCTTGGCATTGTCTACCTACCAAAAAGCAGTTTCAATGGCGCTCTTGCTTATGGAAAACTGTTTCCAGTACTAGAAGAGTATTGGGGAGCAGGAACCAGCAGTTGGATTGTTTACCAAAACCGTCGCTTTCTACCACAGAGAGCACGGCTTGCGATCGATTTTCTCGTCTCTTACTTTTCTGACTGGCAAGAATAG
- a CDS encoding type 1 glutamine amidotransferase domain-containing protein encodes MKKILIPVTNHATLGNTDQANGTYAPELTHALKEIIAAGFEYDIASIKGGKGPLYGTDIEGDSVNAEILADDDFQNRINNTIPVSQINAESYDAIFYPGGFGLLSDLATDEQFATIAAKHYEDGGVISSVCHGPAALLPIVLSNGEKLLSSKSVTGFTREEEIDFGTINDIPFLLEESLTRSAARFNKVQPWHELVIVDERVITGQNPTSAHAVGAALVKLLS; translated from the coding sequence ATGAAAAAAATACTAATACCTGTGACTAACCACGCAACACTTGGCAATACAGATCAAGCGAACGGTACTTACGCTCCTGAACTGACTCATGCTCTCAAAGAGATCATTGCTGCAGGTTTTGAATACGACATCGCTTCTATCAAGGGTGGTAAAGGTCCACTGTATGGAACCGATATTGAAGGGGATTCAGTAAACGCCGAGATCTTGGCTGATGATGACTTCCAGAACCGCATCAACAATACGATTCCTGTAAGCCAAATTAATGCAGAAAGCTACGATGCTATCTTCTACCCCGGTGGATTCGGTTTGCTTTCAGATCTAGCAACCGACGAGCAATTCGCAACCATCGCCGCTAAGCACTATGAAGATGGTGGCGTTATCTCATCAGTATGTCACGGCCCTGCAGCACTGCTTCCGATTGTCCTAAGCAACGGCGAGAAGCTATTAAGCTCTAAATCGGTGACAGGCTTTACACGTGAAGAAGAAATCGACTTTGGGACCATCAATGACATTCCATTCCTATTGGAAGAATCGCTTACTCGTAGCGCAGCGCGTTTCAACAAAGTTCAACCTTGGCATGAGCTTGTGATTGTTGATGAGCGAGTGATTACCGGTCAGAACCCAACCAGTGCGCACGCAGTAGGTGCAGCTCTGGTTAAGCTGTTGTCTTAG
- the trxB gene encoding thioredoxin-disulfide reductase encodes MSDVKHCNLLILGSGPAGYTAAVYAARANLNPVLVTGMQQGGQLTTTTEVENWPGDAEGLTGPALMDRMKEHAERFETEILFDHINEVDLSNRPFRLKGDSGEYTCDALIISTGASAKYLGLDSEEAFKGRGVSACATCDGFFYRNQKVAVVGGGNTAVEEALYLSNIASEVHLVHRRDTFRAEKILVKRLMDKVENGNIVLHTDRTLDEVLGDDMGVTGVRIKDTQSDKTEEIEVMGAFIAIGHQPNTEIFKGQVDMKDDYIIVQSGLEGNATQTSIPGVFAAGDVMDHNYRQAITSAGTGCMAALDAERFLDGLNDK; translated from the coding sequence ATGAGCGACGTAAAGCACTGTAATTTATTGATTCTTGGTTCTGGCCCTGCTGGCTATACAGCTGCAGTTTACGCTGCTCGTGCAAACCTAAACCCAGTACTTGTTACCGGTATGCAGCAAGGTGGTCAGCTTACAACCACAACAGAAGTGGAAAACTGGCCGGGTGATGCTGAAGGTTTAACGGGTCCAGCACTGATGGATCGCATGAAAGAGCACGCAGAGCGCTTTGAAACAGAGATCCTGTTTGACCACATTAACGAAGTAGACCTATCTAACCGCCCTTTCCGTCTTAAAGGCGATTCAGGCGAGTACACGTGTGATGCGTTGATCATCTCAACGGGTGCATCAGCTAAGTACCTAGGTTTAGATTCTGAAGAAGCATTCAAAGGCCGTGGCGTTTCTGCTTGTGCTACGTGTGATGGTTTCTTCTACCGCAACCAGAAAGTAGCGGTTGTTGGTGGTGGTAACACCGCTGTTGAAGAAGCACTTTACCTATCTAACATCGCGTCTGAAGTTCACTTAGTTCACCGTCGTGACACGTTCCGCGCTGAAAAGATCCTAGTGAAACGTTTAATGGACAAAGTAGAGAACGGCAACATTGTTCTTCACACTGATCGCACGCTAGACGAAGTTCTAGGCGACGACATGGGCGTAACGGGCGTTCGTATTAAAGATACTCAGTCTGATAAAACAGAAGAGATCGAAGTAATGGGCGCATTCATTGCTATCGGTCACCAACCAAACACTGAAATCTTCAAAGGCCAAGTCGACATGAAAGATGATTACATCATCGTACAGTCTGGTCTTGAAGGTAACGCAACACAAACCAGCATCCCAGGCGTGTTCGCTGCAGGTGATGTAATGGACCACAACTACCGCCAAGCAATCACTTCTGCTGGTACAGGTTGTATGGCTGCACTGGATGCTGAACGCTTCCTAGATGGCCTTAACGATAAGTAA
- a CDS encoding 2OG-Fe dioxygenase family protein has protein sequence MLHAHENTLHITHLSNHAVKELSPSFSQLPSTEHADGQFRLRRYSVVQFSNGQVVEQDKHNFVQSEDINHFQGDVVRQFEPIEAKILSSEGMQEMCELFIETNGLEDGQEIEIHQIRIAAIFEETQVAPEGVHQDGFDHIAIIGVTRHNIVGGEVMLYQDSHEAPFFRKVLGDGEVAMLADSKLWHNAQPIRTIDHGKMGYMDVFVLTAKDARNVLHS, from the coding sequence ATGTTACATGCTCACGAAAATACCCTACATATTACCCATCTCAGTAACCATGCTGTTAAGGAGTTGTCTCCGTCATTCTCTCAGCTACCAAGCACAGAGCATGCGGATGGCCAGTTTCGATTGAGAAGATACTCGGTGGTTCAATTCAGTAATGGACAAGTCGTTGAGCAAGACAAACATAACTTTGTTCAGTCTGAAGACATTAATCACTTTCAAGGTGACGTCGTTCGCCAGTTCGAGCCGATTGAAGCGAAGATTCTAAGCAGTGAAGGCATGCAAGAAATGTGTGAACTGTTTATTGAGACCAATGGACTTGAAGACGGGCAAGAAATCGAAATCCATCAGATTCGCATTGCCGCTATTTTTGAAGAGACTCAAGTAGCACCAGAAGGTGTTCATCAAGATGGCTTTGACCACATCGCGATTATTGGTGTTACTCGCCATAACATCGTGGGTGGTGAAGTGATGCTTTATCAAGATAGCCACGAAGCACCATTCTTTAGAAAGGTGTTAGGCGATGGCGAGGTGGCAATGCTTGCTGATAGTAAGCTTTGGCACAACGCACAACCGATTCGTACCATAGACCACGGTAAGATGGGCTATATGGATGTGTTTGTACTAACGGCTAAGGATGCGCGTAATGTCCTTCACTCTTAA
- a CDS encoding GGDEF domain-containing protein, which translates to MQILILFINVFIVCLNSVFASPLQVSGEQSVLANEAVRWYEMPLLSDPVDFPILKKHIESSPRIETIFGGEGAFGLRVDLANSDIKSSQQIVTLRANYLDQGWGYWQSTNGQVRRILDFGQLSNKSILHLHRQSFPLILNAEESGTLWLYLEAKKFPKAVNFTLQPEYPFYIHVFRNNTLTLASITVMLTLGVFALFCYFQTKHPVTLACAGYVGLHGLGWFAASGAWGYLLPSQSWNPVYFGMVLFPFAVAFSCYYTRLLFGFPQHFIRINLTFQAFSWLCVIIGFINVFAPFSLTFVMSHLIAAIWVPTMIVTGVLMVYQRNFVAKYYLIGGLCYGTALVYYIFAHFAPLPTQRSTEVIVVVALAIDCACILLSLTEWLRIQQHQHQKTYIQSRVDSLTGLGNRLDFNDASKQLVHHSYCIVFIDCDGLKSINDTYGHDEGDRFLEYTSRMMREKFTDLGMVYRAGGDEFIWLLKVDKEKQVEALYSQIELRVTQVEEQIRSADWPQSGLSFGSASSFECVNFSECLSLADQRMYQQKRSKNGFKNQSSEIEC; encoded by the coding sequence ATGCAGATTCTAATCCTTTTTATCAATGTGTTTATTGTGTGCCTGAATTCGGTTTTTGCTTCTCCGCTGCAGGTCAGCGGGGAACAATCTGTGTTAGCTAATGAAGCTGTAAGATGGTATGAAATGCCTTTGTTATCTGATCCAGTCGATTTTCCCATATTAAAAAAACACATTGAATCCTCTCCAAGGATTGAAACGATATTTGGTGGTGAAGGGGCGTTTGGGTTGAGAGTTGATTTGGCCAACTCCGATATCAAGTCGTCACAACAAATAGTTACACTCCGTGCAAACTATTTGGATCAAGGTTGGGGTTACTGGCAATCAACAAATGGTCAAGTAAGGCGAATACTTGATTTTGGCCAATTAAGTAACAAGAGTATCTTGCATCTGCATAGGCAAAGCTTCCCGTTAATATTGAATGCGGAGGAATCTGGAACACTTTGGCTCTACTTGGAAGCAAAGAAATTTCCAAAGGCAGTTAACTTCACTCTTCAACCTGAATATCCATTTTATATTCACGTTTTCCGCAACAATACGCTCACATTAGCTTCTATTACTGTCATGCTAACGTTGGGAGTTTTCGCTCTTTTTTGTTACTTTCAAACTAAACATCCAGTCACACTGGCTTGTGCTGGTTATGTTGGGCTACATGGCCTGGGATGGTTCGCCGCTTCAGGCGCTTGGGGGTACTTATTACCAAGCCAAAGCTGGAACCCAGTTTATTTTGGAATGGTATTGTTTCCGTTTGCGGTTGCTTTTTCTTGCTATTACACAAGATTATTGTTTGGATTTCCGCAGCATTTTATTCGTATTAATCTTACCTTTCAGGCCTTTAGTTGGCTGTGTGTCATTATCGGGTTTATTAATGTCTTTGCCCCGTTTTCGTTGACTTTTGTTATGTCCCATTTGATTGCGGCAATCTGGGTGCCGACAATGATAGTGACTGGCGTATTGATGGTTTATCAACGAAACTTTGTCGCTAAATATTATTTGATCGGTGGTCTTTGTTATGGCACGGCTTTGGTATATTACATTTTTGCGCATTTTGCACCATTGCCGACTCAGAGATCGACAGAAGTTATCGTTGTTGTTGCATTAGCAATAGATTGTGCCTGCATTTTATTGTCACTGACTGAATGGTTGCGGATTCAACAACATCAACATCAGAAAACCTATATCCAGTCGAGGGTGGATAGTTTAACGGGGCTTGGAAACCGGCTGGATTTTAATGATGCCAGTAAACAATTAGTACATCATTCCTATTGTATCGTTTTCATCGATTGTGATGGTCTTAAATCGATTAATGATACTTATGGTCATGATGAAGGGGATCGCTTTTTAGAATACACCAGCCGCATGATGCGAGAAAAATTTACAGACCTTGGAATGGTTTATCGAGCTGGTGGCGACGAATTTATCTGGTTATTGAAAGTGGATAAAGAGAAACAAGTTGAGGCTCTCTATTCTCAGATTGAGCTTAGAGTGACTCAGGTGGAAGAGCAAATTCGCAGTGCTGATTGGCCTCAGTCTGGCCTCAGTTTTGGAAGCGCATCTAGTTTTGAATGTGTCAATTTTTCTGAGTGTTTGAGCTTAGCTGACCAGCGAATGTACCAGCAGAAGCGCTCGAAGAACGGTTTTAAAAATCAGTCCAGTGAAATTGAGTGTTAG
- the cydD gene encoding heme ABC transporter permease/ATP-binding protein CydD — protein MDKKKQRSLNKWLKQQSKLAKRWLMIAIGLGVLSSVFLIAQAALLASILHQLIIENVDKSELVGHFAGLALSVVGRAGCTWGREIAGYRCGEQIRIYIRQLILDKLRELGPAYIKGKPAGTWATLLLEQVEDMQDFFSRYLPQMSLSVMIPFIILVVVFPVNWAAGLIFLLTAPLVPMFMALVGMKAADANRKNFKALQRLSGHFYDRLQSMTTIRLFDRTNAETEVLKGASEVFRTRTMDVLKIAFLSSAVLEFFTSISIAMTAVYFGFTYIGELNFGHYGVGITLFAGLFILILAPEFYQPLRDLGTFYHAKQQAVGAAESIVEFLETDITKVKSGDTQLDQAQGINIEAQALKVLSPEGVQLVGPISFALNTRQSTALVGPSGAGKTSLINAILGFMPYEGSLKINGIELRDLDLASWRKTISWVGQNPLLLHGTIRDNVTLGKLDITDQVVENALEQSFANEFVSEHGLDYMISDRSGGLSVGQSQRLALARAMIQDGQFWLLDEPTASLDTRSEQLVMKGINSNIESRTALLVTHQLAPLKSVDNILVMRDGGLVEQGHYSQLSTAGGLFEKMLNANLAQQDNKGNLDA, from the coding sequence ATGGATAAGAAAAAACAACGCAGCTTGAACAAGTGGCTTAAGCAACAGAGTAAGTTAGCGAAACGCTGGCTTATGATTGCGATTGGCCTTGGCGTACTTTCAAGCGTGTTTTTAATTGCTCAAGCAGCTCTTCTCGCCTCTATTCTTCATCAGCTGATCATCGAGAATGTCGATAAATCTGAACTGGTTGGTCATTTCGCAGGCTTGGCACTATCGGTCGTTGGCCGTGCAGGCTGTACATGGGGTCGTGAAATCGCCGGCTATCGCTGTGGTGAGCAGATCCGTATCTACATTAGGCAGCTCATTCTCGATAAGTTACGCGAACTTGGTCCTGCCTACATCAAAGGCAAACCTGCGGGTACGTGGGCAACCCTGTTGCTAGAACAAGTAGAAGACATGCAAGACTTCTTCTCTCGTTATCTACCTCAGATGTCTCTGTCGGTAATGATTCCATTCATTATTTTGGTTGTGGTGTTTCCAGTAAACTGGGCAGCTGGATTGATCTTTTTGCTTACGGCTCCACTGGTGCCGATGTTCATGGCACTTGTTGGTATGAAAGCAGCCGATGCCAACCGTAAAAACTTCAAAGCGCTTCAGCGTCTTTCTGGTCACTTTTACGACCGTTTGCAGTCAATGACAACCATCCGTCTATTTGATCGCACCAACGCTGAAACAGAAGTACTCAAAGGTGCATCTGAAGTGTTTAGAACGCGTACCATGGATGTGTTGAAAATCGCTTTCTTGTCTTCTGCTGTACTTGAGTTCTTCACGTCGATCTCTATCGCGATGACGGCGGTTTACTTTGGTTTCACCTACATCGGTGAGCTGAACTTTGGCCACTACGGCGTCGGCATTACGCTATTCGCTGGTTTGTTTATCCTTATCTTGGCGCCAGAGTTTTACCAACCTCTGCGTGACTTAGGTACTTTCTACCATGCGAAGCAACAAGCGGTTGGCGCTGCGGAAAGTATTGTCGAGTTCTTAGAAACAGACATCACTAAGGTTAAATCAGGCGACACTCAACTCGATCAGGCTCAAGGCATCAATATTGAAGCTCAAGCTCTAAAAGTGTTAAGCCCTGAAGGTGTTCAATTGGTTGGCCCTATCTCGTTTGCACTTAACACTCGACAGTCGACTGCGTTAGTTGGCCCAAGTGGGGCGGGTAAAACAAGTTTGATCAACGCTATTCTTGGTTTCATGCCTTATGAAGGAAGCTTGAAAATCAATGGCATTGAATTGCGTGACCTAGACTTAGCCTCTTGGCGTAAGACGATTAGCTGGGTTGGTCAAAACCCGTTGCTACTGCACGGTACAATTCGTGACAACGTCACTCTAGGTAAGCTCGATATCACTGACCAAGTTGTCGAGAATGCGCTTGAGCAGTCTTTTGCTAACGAGTTCGTTAGCGAGCATGGCTTAGATTATATGATCTCTGATCGCTCTGGCGGCCTGTCTGTTGGTCAATCTCAACGTTTGGCTCTGGCTCGCGCCATGATTCAAGACGGTCAGTTCTGGTTGTTAGATGAACCAACAGCTAGCCTAGATACTCGTAGCGAACAGTTAGTAATGAAAGGCATCAATAGCAATATTGAAAGCCGCACAGCCCTGCTTGTAACGCACCAACTTGCCCCTCTTAAATCAGTCGATAATATTCTGGTTATGCGCGATGGTGGTCTGGTTGAACAAGGTCATTACTCTCAGCTATCGACTGCGGGTGGTTTGTTCGAAAAGATGCTTAACGCGAACTTAGCTCAACAAGATAATAAGGGTAATTTAGATGCGTGA
- a CDS encoding DUF2797 domain-containing protein, with amino-acid sequence MSLLAKGTLKKMSASLDGAVTYRLPVGEEFVELNPLIGKTINLSHTGNIFCCSCGKKTKKSYSQGHCFVCMRKLASCDMCIMKPETCHYDEGTCREPEWGEANCMVDHFVYLSNTSSLKVGITRHTQIPTRWIDQGATQGLPILKVKTRQISGLIEVELAKHIADKTNWRTLLKGDGDDMELIEKAKELLPLVEDKIQEIRAKFGDDAIEILSENITSLSYPVEQHPVKIVSHNFDKNPEVTGVLQGIKGQYLILDTGVINIRKFGSYEVEVSA; translated from the coding sequence ATGTCTTTATTAGCAAAAGGAACACTCAAGAAAATGAGTGCTTCGCTTGATGGTGCGGTTACCTACCGTTTACCTGTCGGTGAAGAATTTGTAGAGCTAAACCCTCTGATTGGTAAAACCATTAACCTCTCTCACACCGGTAATATTTTTTGCTGCTCGTGTGGCAAAAAAACCAAGAAAAGCTACTCGCAAGGACACTGTTTTGTGTGTATGAGAAAGCTGGCAAGTTGCGATATGTGCATCATGAAGCCAGAGACTTGCCATTACGATGAAGGCACTTGTCGTGAGCCTGAGTGGGGTGAAGCGAACTGCATGGTTGATCACTTCGTTTACCTGTCGAACACATCAAGCCTTAAAGTGGGTATCACTCGTCATACTCAAATACCTACTCGCTGGATTGACCAAGGCGCAACTCAAGGCCTGCCTATCTTGAAGGTGAAAACACGTCAGATTTCTGGCCTGATCGAAGTTGAGTTAGCAAAGCACATTGCTGACAAAACTAACTGGCGCACGCTACTCAAAGGCGACGGTGACGATATGGAATTGATAGAAAAAGCCAAAGAACTATTGCCATTGGTTGAGGATAAAATCCAAGAGATCAGAGCGAAGTTTGGTGACGATGCTATCGAGATTCTGAGCGAAAACATCACTTCATTGAGCTACCCAGTTGAACAGCACCCAGTGAAAATTGTATCGCACAACTTTGATAAGAACCCAGAGGTAACTGGTGTACTTCAAGGTATTAAAGGCCAGTACCTAATCCTAGATACTGGTGTGATTAACATTCGTAAATTTGGCTCTTACGAAGTAGAAGTTTCTGCTTAG
- the cydC gene encoding heme ABC transporter ATP-binding protein/permease CydC, with the protein MRDLLPYLKLYKKHWFGLSLGMLLAFATLSASIGLLTLSGWFISASAVAGLTIARETFNYMLPGGGVRGLAMSRTAGRWGERVVSHNATFKLLTDLRIFFFKKLAPLIPGRISNLRDADLLNRLVADVDAMDHVYLRLVSPVTVGVFGIFFLTIFLMWFDSSLGLILGSILLIMLLVWPILFYKLGKRNGGELTQNKADLRVTTLDWIEGYSELTLFGAEERYRNAILETQQKLMANQFVNANLTGMASAALMLFNGLTLVLMLWLAADGVGGNAPDPFIALMAFATMASFELLMPIAGAFQHLGQTLSSARRLNEVILSEPEVQFAEEKLDINKPLDITFSNVTFNYPDSERSVLNAVDLTIPATHKVAIVGQTGSGKSTLIQLLTRYWDPKKGDISIAGVELTQWNESQLRESISVVSQRVDILNGTLRDNLLIARPEATDDHLANILKDVGLEKLLENNALDSWLGDGGRQLSGGEKRRIGIARAILHDAPILLLDEPTEGLDKQTEQSIMTLFEKHFEGKTVIFITHRLIGLESMDSIVLIEQGEIVENGSHEKLLNEAGRYFQLRQAI; encoded by the coding sequence ATGCGTGATTTACTGCCTTACCTGAAACTCTATAAAAAGCATTGGTTTGGCCTATCGCTAGGCATGCTATTAGCTTTTGCTACTCTTTCGGCTTCTATCGGCTTGTTAACGCTATCAGGCTGGTTCATTTCAGCTTCTGCGGTTGCAGGCCTTACGATTGCACGTGAGACCTTCAACTACATGCTACCGGGCGGCGGCGTACGTGGTTTGGCAATGAGCCGTACTGCGGGTCGTTGGGGTGAACGTGTTGTCAGCCACAATGCCACATTCAAATTGTTAACTGATTTACGTATCTTCTTCTTCAAGAAGCTAGCTCCGCTGATCCCAGGCCGTATTTCGAACCTTCGTGATGCTGACCTTCTCAACCGTTTGGTTGCTGATGTCGATGCAATGGACCACGTTTACTTGCGCTTAGTAAGCCCAGTGACGGTTGGTGTGTTCGGGATCTTCTTCCTTACTATTTTCTTGATGTGGTTCGATAGCTCACTAGGTTTGATCTTGGGTTCTATCCTTCTGATCATGCTGTTGGTTTGGCCAATCTTGTTTTACAAGCTAGGTAAACGTAACGGCGGTGAACTGACACAAAACAAAGCGGATCTTCGTGTTACCACTCTGGATTGGATTGAAGGCTACAGCGAACTGACTCTGTTTGGTGCTGAAGAGCGTTACCGCAATGCGATTCTAGAAACGCAGCAGAAGCTGATGGCGAATCAGTTTGTGAATGCTAACCTAACTGGTATGGCGTCAGCAGCACTGATGCTGTTCAACGGTTTGACGTTGGTTCTTATGCTTTGGCTTGCGGCTGATGGCGTGGGTGGTAATGCACCAGACCCGTTCATCGCGCTAATGGCATTCGCAACCATGGCAAGTTTTGAGCTATTAATGCCAATCGCAGGCGCGTTCCAGCATTTAGGTCAAACTCTGTCTTCAGCACGTCGCTTGAACGAAGTTATTCTGTCGGAGCCTGAAGTTCAGTTTGCTGAAGAGAAACTCGACATCAACAAGCCGCTTGATATTACGTTCTCAAACGTGACGTTCAACTACCCTGATTCTGAACGTAGTGTTCTGAACGCTGTTGACCTAACGATTCCTGCAACGCACAAGGTTGCGATTGTGGGCCAAACAGGTTCTGGTAAGTCGACTTTGATTCAGCTGCTGACTCGCTACTGGGATCCTAAAAAAGGCGACATCTCAATCGCGGGAGTTGAACTGACGCAGTGGAATGAATCACAGCTTCGTGAATCAATCAGTGTAGTAAGCCAACGTGTAGACATTCTCAATGGTACTTTGCGTGACAACTTGTTGATTGCAAGACCAGAAGCAACCGATGATCACTTAGCGAACATCCTTAAAGACGTTGGTCTAGAAAAGCTGCTTGAGAACAACGCGCTTGATAGCTGGTTAGGTGATGGTGGTCGTCAACTGTCTGGCGGTGAGAAGCGCCGCATTGGCATCGCACGTGCCATTCTTCATGATGCTCCTATCCTGCTTTTAGATGAGCCGACAGAAGGCTTAGATAAGCAAACCGAGCAAAGCATCATGACTCTTTTCGAGAAGCACTTCGAAGGCAAGACGGTTATCTTCATCACGCACCGTTTAATTGGTCTGGAATCGATGGATTCTATCGTTCTGATTGAACAAGGCGAGATTGTTGAAAACGGCTCTCATGAGAAACTGTTAAACGAAGCAGGACGTTATTTCCAACTGCGTCAGGCAATCTAG